In Oncorhynchus clarkii lewisi isolate Uvic-CL-2024 chromosome 2, UVic_Ocla_1.0, whole genome shotgun sequence, one DNA window encodes the following:
- the LOC139366694 gene encoding lysophospholipid acyltransferase 5-like isoform X1 — MAAPLMEKLSESLGSPEPAVRLILSVLVGYPCALLYRQFFFHQPPTVIHLYHAISGLSLAAFNFGTQLYHSALCVLVQFLMMRLMGRTITTVLSSFIFQMAYLLSGYYYTATEEYDIKWTMPQCVLALKLIGLSFDYYDGGQEPSKLNEEQKRSALANVPSLLEVIGFSYFYGGFLVGPQFTLRSYQRLVKGELTDCPGQPPNSVIPAMKRFSLGLLCLVIYAIFSPHYPDSYYLTDEYDAQPFWYRCVFILLWAKVILYKYVSCWVIAEGVCILSGLGYNGLGQNGEHQWDACANMKVWTFETTPLFTGTIASFNINTNAWVARHVFKRLKFLGNKLLSQVTALAFLAIWHGTHSGYLLCFSMEFIIVNVERQAQALVRDSPLLTRLANSPLYPFIYLVQQFIHWLFMGYPLVPFCLFTYDKWLRVYSSIYFCGHIFFFTLYLGIPYLRKVLVPRKERSEKKED; from the exons ATGGCGGCTCCCTTGATGGAGAAATTGTCGGAATCTTTAGGTTCTCCAGAACCTGCGGTTCGCCTGATTCTGTCCGTTTTAGTCG GGTACCCCTGTGCCCTGCTGTACCGGCAATTCTTCTTCCACCAGCCACCCACTGTCATTCACTTATACCACGCCATCTCCGGACTGTCTCTGGCAGCTTTCAACTTTG GCACACAGCTCTATCACTCTGCATTATGCGTCCTTGTCCAGTTCCTGATGATGAGGCTTATGGGAAGGACGATAACAACCGTCCTGTCCAGCTTTATTTTTCAAATG gcATACCTGCTGTCAGGCTACTACTACACAGCTACAGAAGAATACGATATCAAATGGACCATGCCCCAATGTGTCCTTGCACTCAAACTTATCG GTTTGTCATTTGATTACTATGACGGTGGCCAGGAACCA TCCAAGTTGAATGAGGAGCAGAAGAGGTCAGCCCTGGCCAATGTTCCCTCTCTGCTGGAGGTTATCGGCTTCTCCTACTTCTACGGAGGCTTTCTGGTGGGACCCCAGTTCACACTGCGCAGCTACCAGAGGCTAGTCAAAGGGGAGCTCACCGACTGCCCCGGACAGCCACCTAACAG TGTTATACCTGCTATGAAGCGGTTCTCCCTCGGCCTCCTCTGCCTGGTGATCTACGCAATATTTAGTCCGCACTACCCAGATAGCTATTACCTAACAGATGAGTACGAC GCGCAGCCGTTCTGGTACCGCTGTGTCTTCATCCTCCTTTGGGCCAAAGTCATCCTGTACAAATATGTGAGCTGCTGGGTCATAGCG GAGGGTGTCTGTATACTCTCTGGGCTCGGCTATAATGGCCTGGGTCAGAATGGCGAACACCAATGGGACGCCTGTGCAAATATGAAGGTGTGGACGTTTGAGACCACACCCCTTTTCACAGGCACCATCGCCTCCTTCAACATAAACACCAACGCCTGGGTGGCCAG GCACGTGTTTAAACGGTTGAAGTTCCTGGGCAATAAGCTCCTGTCTCAGGTGACCGCGCTCGCGTTCCTGGCCATCTGGCATGGCACGCACTCTGGATACCTCCTCTGCTTCTCCATGGAGTTCATCATTGTAAATGTGGAGAGACAG GCCCAAGCGCTGGTGAGGGACAGTCCCCTGCTGACCCGCCTGGCCaacagtcctctctaccccttcatCTACCTGGTCCAGCAGTTCATTCACTGGCTCTTCATGGGCTATCCTTTGGTGCCCTTCTGCCTCTTCACCTACGACAAGTGGCTCAGG GTGTATTCATCCATTTATTTCTGTGGCCACATATTCTTCTTCACATTGTATCTAGGCATCCCATATCTCCGCAAGGTTCTGGTACCTAGAAAAGAACGGAGCGAGAAAAAGGAGGACTAG
- the LOC139366694 gene encoding lysophospholipid acyltransferase 5-like isoform X2, protein MMRLMGRTITTVLSSFIFQMAYLLSGYYYTATEEYDIKWTMPQCVLALKLIGLSFDYYDGGQEPSKLNEEQKRSALANVPSLLEVIGFSYFYGGFLVGPQFTLRSYQRLVKGELTDCPGQPPNSVIPAMKRFSLGLLCLVIYAIFSPHYPDSYYLTDEYDAQPFWYRCVFILLWAKVILYKYVSCWVIAEGVCILSGLGYNGLGQNGEHQWDACANMKVWTFETTPLFTGTIASFNINTNAWVARHVFKRLKFLGNKLLSQVTALAFLAIWHGTHSGYLLCFSMEFIIVNVERQAQALVRDSPLLTRLANSPLYPFIYLVQQFIHWLFMGYPLVPFCLFTYDKWLRVYSSIYFCGHIFFFTLYLGIPYLRKVLVPRKERSEKKED, encoded by the exons ATGATGAGGCTTATGGGAAGGACGATAACAACCGTCCTGTCCAGCTTTATTTTTCAAATG gcATACCTGCTGTCAGGCTACTACTACACAGCTACAGAAGAATACGATATCAAATGGACCATGCCCCAATGTGTCCTTGCACTCAAACTTATCG GTTTGTCATTTGATTACTATGACGGTGGCCAGGAACCA TCCAAGTTGAATGAGGAGCAGAAGAGGTCAGCCCTGGCCAATGTTCCCTCTCTGCTGGAGGTTATCGGCTTCTCCTACTTCTACGGAGGCTTTCTGGTGGGACCCCAGTTCACACTGCGCAGCTACCAGAGGCTAGTCAAAGGGGAGCTCACCGACTGCCCCGGACAGCCACCTAACAG TGTTATACCTGCTATGAAGCGGTTCTCCCTCGGCCTCCTCTGCCTGGTGATCTACGCAATATTTAGTCCGCACTACCCAGATAGCTATTACCTAACAGATGAGTACGAC GCGCAGCCGTTCTGGTACCGCTGTGTCTTCATCCTCCTTTGGGCCAAAGTCATCCTGTACAAATATGTGAGCTGCTGGGTCATAGCG GAGGGTGTCTGTATACTCTCTGGGCTCGGCTATAATGGCCTGGGTCAGAATGGCGAACACCAATGGGACGCCTGTGCAAATATGAAGGTGTGGACGTTTGAGACCACACCCCTTTTCACAGGCACCATCGCCTCCTTCAACATAAACACCAACGCCTGGGTGGCCAG GCACGTGTTTAAACGGTTGAAGTTCCTGGGCAATAAGCTCCTGTCTCAGGTGACCGCGCTCGCGTTCCTGGCCATCTGGCATGGCACGCACTCTGGATACCTCCTCTGCTTCTCCATGGAGTTCATCATTGTAAATGTGGAGAGACAG GCCCAAGCGCTGGTGAGGGACAGTCCCCTGCTGACCCGCCTGGCCaacagtcctctctaccccttcatCTACCTGGTCCAGCAGTTCATTCACTGGCTCTTCATGGGCTATCCTTTGGTGCCCTTCTGCCTCTTCACCTACGACAAGTGGCTCAGG GTGTATTCATCCATTTATTTCTGTGGCCACATATTCTTCTTCACATTGTATCTAGGCATCCCATATCTCCGCAAGGTTCTGGTACCTAGAAAAGAACGGAGCGAGAAAAAGGAGGACTAG